The following proteins are co-located in the Candidatus Poribacteria bacterium genome:
- a CDS encoding glycosyltransferase family 4 protein translates to MKRETRILYLLLSGSKVGGAEVQYLYLIDGLRGKGYNPTVLCPDRGNLYEELISWGVPVHIMRLPMWRKAKSVFTRYIAAAKLVRFAREVEADLIHSEFRMNPYLISVSRSLGIPCVSHLRGHIRPDQVRKYRFRDVTAVISISERYRKTLIDAGVPPERITVIHDSVDLDRFKPLRTSINVLRRDFPTRGDVSVGIVGRIEPFKRQMEFLKAAEMVLERRKNVTFFVIGDVGSKSYFKRLLRFIEERDIKEHVIFTGARDDMVEVLNSLDILITFSGGSVMLEAMACGKPVISVREVLKLVPANLNWQIVRDGETGFVIQRDDIDALVEAIVRLIDDPDLRARLGDEGRRWAEERFGREQMIRKTQEVYERLLKGIDKSSAP, encoded by the coding sequence ATGAAAAGAGAGACCAGAATTCTTTATCTCCTCCTCAGCGGATCGAAAGTCGGAGGCGCAGAGGTTCAATACCTGTATCTCATAGATGGATTAAGGGGAAAGGGATACAATCCCACCGTTCTCTGTCCCGATCGAGGAAACCTCTATGAAGAGCTCATCTCCTGGGGTGTTCCGGTCCACATCATGCGGCTTCCGATGTGGCGCAAGGCGAAGTCCGTCTTCACCCGCTATATCGCCGCTGCCAAGCTGGTTAGATTCGCCCGCGAGGTGGAGGCAGATCTGATACACTCCGAGTTCAGGATGAACCCCTATCTCATATCGGTGAGCCGGAGCTTAGGCATACCGTGCGTCTCGCACCTTCGAGGCCATATCCGGCCGGATCAGGTGAGGAAATATCGGTTTAGGGATGTCACCGCCGTGATCTCGATCTCCGAGAGGTACAGGAAAACCTTAATCGATGCGGGGGTTCCACCTGAGAGGATAACCGTCATCCATGATTCGGTCGATCTGGATAGATTCAAACCCCTGCGCACCTCGATCAACGTCCTGAGGCGCGATTTCCCGACACGGGGGGATGTGTCCGTGGGGATCGTGGGAAGGATAGAGCCGTTCAAGAGACAGATGGAGTTTCTAAAGGCGGCGGAGATGGTTCTCGAAAGGAGAAAGAACGTGACCTTCTTCGTGATAGGCGACGTCGGGTCCAAAAGCTATTTCAAAAGGCTGTTGCGTTTCATAGAGGAAAGGGATATCAAGGAACATGTGATCTTTACGGGGGCGAGGGACGATATGGTTGAGGTGCTCAACTCACTGGATATCCTGATCACCTTCTCCGGCGGGTCGGTTATGCTTGAGGCGATGGCCTGCGGCAAGCCTGTGATCTCTGTCCGTGAGGTGTTGAAGCTCGTGCCGGCTAATCTAAACTGGCAGATCGTCCGCGATGGCGAAACCGGCTTCGTCATTCAACGGGATGATATCGATGCTTTGGTTGAAGCGATCGTCCGTCTGATAGATGATCCCGACCTTCGTGCCCGTTTGGGGGATGAGGGCAGAAGGTGGGCCGAAGAGAGGTTCGGTCGCGAACAGATGATACGCAAAACCCAGGAGGTCTATGAGAGGCTTCTCAAAGGTATTGACAAATCATCCGCTCCGTGA